Proteins co-encoded in one uncultured Draconibacterium sp. genomic window:
- the tilS gene encoding tRNA lysidine(34) synthetase TilS, whose translation MFDQFIINIKEKQLIKPEQKVLLAISGGIDSMVLLHLFERSGFEYGIAHCNFRLRDAESDGDEVFVHEQVEQHGTPAHFETFDTKEYAALKGISIEMAARELRYGFFERVRKEYEYDLIVTAHHQDDLIETFFLNLSRKTGIKGLTGIKEKKGKLLRPLLFASREDIEKYAAEHYVPYREDSSNNEVVYQRNFLRHKILPLFSELNPAFKKNFMASVDNLKAAYEVYESAIGNEIHEVLTVEREQSVISISALQNSPHSKTVLLEILAGFGFNSSVVDTVYQSLETLSGKQFFSKTHRLVKDRDVLFIQELTTDEDRVYYIEEDDMELFAPFDISIERLDAKDFTIIKEANIACIDMDEVEFPLLMRKWQQGDYFQPLGMTGFKKVSDFFIDQKIPLHEKENTWLLCSGKKIVWIMGQRLDNRFKVTPATKQVLKIEMG comes from the coding sequence ATGTTCGATCAATTTATTATCAACATCAAGGAAAAGCAGCTGATTAAGCCGGAGCAAAAAGTGTTGCTGGCCATTAGTGGCGGAATCGATAGCATGGTGCTGCTACATTTATTCGAGCGTTCGGGATTCGAGTATGGAATTGCACATTGTAATTTCAGGCTGCGCGATGCAGAATCGGACGGTGATGAGGTTTTTGTGCATGAGCAGGTGGAGCAACACGGAACTCCGGCACATTTCGAAACTTTTGATACCAAAGAATACGCAGCTCTAAAAGGCATTTCAATTGAAATGGCAGCGCGCGAATTGCGTTACGGATTTTTTGAGCGCGTCCGTAAGGAGTATGAATACGACTTGATTGTAACAGCCCATCATCAGGACGACCTGATCGAGACTTTCTTTTTGAACCTGTCGCGAAAAACAGGAATAAAAGGCCTTACCGGGATTAAAGAGAAAAAGGGAAAACTTTTACGTCCGCTGTTGTTTGCAAGTCGCGAAGACATTGAAAAATACGCTGCCGAACACTATGTTCCTTATCGTGAAGATTCGTCGAACAATGAAGTGGTTTACCAACGAAATTTTTTGCGACATAAAATTCTGCCTTTATTTTCCGAGTTGAATCCGGCCTTCAAAAAGAACTTTATGGCCAGTGTTGATAATCTAAAGGCTGCTTATGAAGTATATGAATCTGCCATTGGAAATGAAATCCATGAGGTATTGACAGTGGAAAGAGAGCAGTCGGTTATTTCAATTTCGGCGCTGCAAAATTCACCACATTCTAAAACTGTTTTGTTAGAGATTCTTGCTGGTTTTGGATTTAATTCCAGCGTGGTAGATACTGTTTATCAAAGTCTGGAAACACTTTCTGGGAAACAGTTTTTCTCTAAAACACACCGATTGGTGAAAGACCGCGATGTTTTATTCATTCAGGAATTAACAACTGATGAAGACCGTGTTTACTACATCGAAGAGGATGACATGGAGTTGTTCGCTCCATTTGATATTTCCATTGAGCGTTTAGATGCTAAAGATTTTACAATTATAAAAGAAGCAAACATTGCCTGTATAGATATGGATGAGGTGGAATTTCCGCTGTTGATGCGAAAATGGCAACAAGGCGATTATTTTCAACCACTGGGTATGACCGGTTTCAAAAAGGTAAGCGACTTTTTTATCGATCAGAAAATACCCTTACACGAAAAGGAAAACACGTGGTTGTTGTGCAGTGGTAAAAAGATCGTCTGGATAATGGGGCAACGACTGGACAACCGTTTTAAAGTAACCCCTGCCACCAAACAGGTTCTTAAAATTGAAATGGGATAG
- the pepT gene encoding peptidase T, translating to MEKVVERFINYAKQYTTSDPKSKTYPSTDRQLVFMKKLVEELKEIGLSEVEMDKYGYVTATIPAKGISNSPVVGFIAHVDTSPDFSGENVEPQIIENYDGCSVYLKNNVCIDPKQFPEILNYKGQDIITADGTTLLGADDKAGVAEIVTAAEILLNSPDVKHGKIRLAFTPDEEIGKGTDYFDVKKFGADFAYTLDGGEIGELEYENFNAAGATIKIKGQSVHPGAAKNKMINALLVAHKIIAMLPPTQRPEHTEKYEGFYHLLSMSGGVEAAEMLYFIRDHDKNKFEEKKQLLTEVVKLINFEYGKEIVELEITDQYYNMREKVEPVKYIIEIVRKAMLDAGVEPKIKAIRGGTDGARLSYDGLPCPNIFAGGHNFHGPFEFVPIPSMLKSVEVVLNIAKAVGKHKK from the coding sequence ATGGAAAAAGTAGTAGAACGATTTATAAATTACGCGAAACAATACACCACTTCCGATCCGAAAAGTAAAACTTACCCCAGTACCGACCGACAACTGGTTTTTATGAAAAAACTGGTAGAGGAATTGAAAGAGATTGGACTGAGTGAGGTTGAAATGGACAAGTATGGATATGTTACAGCTACCATTCCTGCCAAGGGAATTAGCAACAGTCCGGTGGTTGGTTTTATCGCCCATGTTGATACCAGTCCTGATTTCTCAGGCGAAAATGTAGAGCCACAAATCATTGAAAATTACGATGGTTGTTCGGTTTATTTGAAAAACAATGTTTGTATCGATCCGAAACAGTTTCCTGAAATACTGAACTACAAAGGACAAGATATTATAACTGCCGACGGAACAACACTTTTGGGAGCAGATGATAAAGCCGGTGTTGCTGAGATTGTTACAGCAGCAGAAATTTTGCTGAATTCTCCGGATGTTAAGCATGGAAAAATTCGGCTAGCTTTTACTCCCGATGAAGAGATTGGCAAGGGAACCGATTACTTTGATGTGAAGAAATTCGGGGCTGATTTTGCCTATACGCTGGATGGTGGTGAAATTGGTGAGTTGGAGTATGAGAATTTTAATGCGGCCGGTGCAACCATTAAAATTAAAGGACAAAGTGTACATCCGGGAGCGGCCAAAAACAAAATGATTAATGCCTTGCTGGTAGCGCACAAAATTATTGCGATGTTACCGCCAACACAACGTCCGGAACATACCGAAAAATATGAAGGATTTTATCATTTGTTGTCGATGAGTGGCGGTGTTGAAGCAGCAGAGATGTTGTATTTCATTCGTGACCACGATAAAAATAAATTCGAAGAGAAAAAACAGTTGTTAACCGAAGTGGTAAAACTGATCAATTTTGAATATGGGAAAGAAATAGTTGAGTTGGAAATTACAGATCAGTATTACAACATGCGCGAAAAAGTTGAGCCGGTGAAATATATTATTGAAATTGTGCGTAAAGCAATGCTCGATGCCGGTGTGGAACCGAAGATTAAAGCTATTCGCGGAGGTACCGATGGTGCACGACTTTCTTACGACGGGCTGCCTTGTCCAAATATTTTTGCAGGCGGTCATAACTTTCACGGTCCTTTCGAGTTTGTGCCAATTCCATCGATGCTGAAATCGGTTGAGGTAGTCTTGAATATTGCAAAGGCGGTAGGCAAGCACAAAAAGTAG
- the proS gene encoding proline--tRNA ligase encodes MAKELTSRSENYSQWYQDLVIKADLAENSAVRGCMVIKPYGYAIWEKMQAELDRMFKETGHVNAYFPLFIPKSFFSKEADHVEGFAKECAVVTHYRLKNDEENGGVVVDPDAKLEEELIVRPTSETIIWNTYKNWIQSYRDLPILCNQWANVVRWEMRTRLFLRTAEFLWQEGHTAHATKAEAIEETEKIINVYANFAENFMAVPVIKGLKSANERFAGALETYSIEALMQDGKALQSGTSHFLGQNFAKAFDVKFATKEGKEDYVWATSWGVSTRLMGALIMAHSDDNGLVLPPKLAPFQVVIVPIYRKEEQLAAITEKVDEIIAKLKARGISVKFDDRDTRKPGWKFAEYELKGVPVRLAMGPRDLENGTVEVARRDNLTKEVTSLDNIDDYVEKLLKDIQQNIFQKAYDFRAENTRKVDTWEEFKEVLKTKGGFISAHWDGTPETEDLIKNETKATIRCMPLEYEEEEGVCIYSGKPSKRRVLFALAY; translated from the coding sequence ATGGCGAAAGAATTGACCTCGCGCAGCGAGAATTATTCACAATGGTACCAGGATTTGGTAATTAAAGCGGACCTCGCTGAGAATTCGGCAGTTAGAGGGTGTATGGTGATAAAGCCTTATGGCTATGCCATCTGGGAGAAAATGCAGGCCGAGCTCGACCGAATGTTTAAAGAGACCGGACACGTTAATGCATACTTCCCTTTATTTATACCAAAATCTTTTTTTAGTAAAGAAGCCGATCACGTTGAAGGCTTCGCAAAAGAATGTGCAGTAGTTACTCATTATCGTTTAAAAAACGATGAGGAAAATGGCGGCGTGGTTGTCGATCCCGATGCCAAACTGGAAGAGGAACTTATTGTTCGACCAACATCTGAAACCATAATCTGGAATACGTATAAAAACTGGATACAGTCGTACCGCGATCTTCCAATTTTGTGTAACCAATGGGCAAACGTTGTGCGTTGGGAAATGCGTACACGTTTATTCCTGCGTACTGCCGAGTTTTTGTGGCAGGAAGGTCATACGGCTCACGCTACAAAAGCAGAAGCAATCGAAGAAACAGAAAAGATCATTAATGTATATGCCAATTTTGCAGAGAATTTTATGGCCGTTCCGGTTATAAAAGGTTTAAAATCGGCCAACGAGCGTTTTGCCGGTGCACTGGAAACATATTCTATCGAGGCATTGATGCAGGATGGTAAAGCCTTGCAATCGGGGACTTCGCATTTCCTTGGTCAGAATTTTGCCAAAGCTTTTGATGTGAAATTTGCAACTAAAGAAGGCAAGGAAGATTACGTTTGGGCGACATCGTGGGGTGTTTCAACCCGTTTGATGGGAGCGTTAATTATGGCGCACTCTGATGATAACGGTTTGGTACTGCCTCCAAAACTGGCTCCTTTCCAGGTGGTAATTGTGCCAATTTACCGCAAAGAGGAACAGTTGGCTGCCATTACTGAAAAAGTTGATGAGATTATTGCCAAGTTAAAAGCCAGAGGTATTTCAGTAAAATTTGATGATCGTGACACACGTAAACCCGGATGGAAATTTGCTGAATATGAATTAAAAGGTGTTCCTGTGCGTTTGGCAATGGGACCTCGCGATTTGGAAAATGGTACTGTTGAAGTTGCTCGTCGCGACAACCTGACAAAAGAAGTTACTTCGCTTGACAACATCGACGATTACGTAGAAAAATTGTTGAAGGATATTCAGCAAAATATTTTCCAAAAAGCCTACGATTTCAGAGCTGAAAATACACGTAAAGTTGATACCTGGGAAGAGTTTAAAGAAGTGTTGAAAACAAAAGGCGGTTTTATTTCAGCACACTGGGATGGAACTCCGGAAACTGAAGACCTCATTAAAAACGAAACCAAGGCAACTATTCGTTGTATGCCGCTGGAATATGAGGAAGAGGAAGGAGTTTGTATTTACTCAGGCAAACCTTCAAAACGCAGGGTATTGTTTGCATTGGCTTACTAA